A stretch of DNA from Salvelinus fontinalis isolate EN_2023a chromosome 17, ASM2944872v1, whole genome shotgun sequence:
caaaagatctgatctgattggtcgaAAGACAAATTATtggcaaaatatcagaattgggctgcctctGTAAACGCAGCCCAACGCATAAAGAAGATCAAGGAAAGTATCAGAGAATTGATGGAATGTGATATGGACTTGTGATTCGTTTTCTCCCCTGTCTGTCAGGACCCTCGGCaaacccctccctctcccatgGTGGGGCTGAAGCCGCTGCAGTTACTGGAGGTGAAGGCAAGGGGGCGCTTcggctgtgtgtggaaggctcagCTGATGAGTGAATACGTGGCTGTAAAGGTCTTCCCTGTTCAGGTAAGACATGCAGGGTTTAGTCTATGGCAGAGGCCTTGAATtcattttgcccccccccccccccccgttgaaGGCATTAAGTCTTCAACGAGGTCCGGAGGGCCGCACTGAAAATTGGTTATATTTCCTTGGTTAATTTTTGATGACTTGTGGTTATTAGCTGGACAGTCAAAAGACACTGTATGAATGTACTGTAGGTCTGTTGTCATGACTACAGTTTCCATTTTGGTTGTAGTCATTTGAAAGTATATTgagatctctagcttaaactaGAGATTTTTCTGGTGGAATTTTTTTATGATTCTAAATTAGATTTCTGCGGGGGTCCGCGGACATCGATTCTAGAGGGTTTAAACGTGCTCTTTCCTCCAACTCCCCGCGGGCTGTATGTTCGACACCCCTGGTCTATGGAATAGTACCATTCAGCCCTGGGTGAATACAGGTGATAGCAGAAATGATTCCCCGCTGAACCTGGTTCCTCTTGAGGTTTCTTCCTTCTAGGGACTTTTCCTTTTCCACTGTGCTACTGCTTGCGCTTTGAGGATCTAAGCCAGGTTACAGGACACTACTTGTGTAAATAGAGTTTCATAAATATATTGTgatttaattaaaataaaaatgGGAGAGGGAAatacctagttagttgtacaactgaaatgtgtcttctgcatttaacccaacccctctgaatcagagaggtgcgggggggatgccttaatcgacatccacgtcttcggggaacagtggggttaactgatttgttcaggggcagaacgacagattttctgccttgtcagctcagggattcgatctagcaaccttttggttactggcccaacgctctaacaactaggctacctaccaccctgTACGTTTCTATTATAACATATGATTGTATGGGTGTGCAGGATAAGCAGTCGTGGCAGAATGAGAGAGATATCTTCCTGACTCCTGGTATGAGACATGAGAACTTGCTTCGTTACATCGCTGCAGAGAAACACGGCAGCAACATGGAGACGGAGCTCTGGCTCATCATGGAGTTCCATGAACGGGTGAGGGAAATCAGCCAATCGATCAATTCATTAATCAATAAATGAATCTATTAATTTATAGAaggacatgttgtgtttatattgtgGTCTATTCCAGTTTGTAATCTAAGCCATAGTCAAAACCTCCTTTTAACCAAGTCCGTGTGCatctgcgtccgtgtgtgtgtgtgtacagggttCGTTGACTGACCATCTGAAGGACAGTACGGTGACCTGGTCTGAAATGTGTCACATTGCTGAGACTATGTCCCGTGGTCTGGCTTACCTCCATGAAGACACACCCATCAACAAGGGAGAAGGTCCCAAACCCACCATCGCACACAGGTGACATCATGTGTTCTCAAAGTCAATAACTTACCTGCCTAGTTAAACATGATAATATATCAAGCCGACGGGTtctagtttatatatatatatatttcccagGGATTTCAAGAGTAAGACTAGTTAAACATGATAATATATCAAGCCGACAGGTtctagtttatatatatatatttcccagGGATTTCAAGAGTAAGACTAGTTAAACATGATAATATATCAAGCCGACGGGTtctagtttatatatatatatatatatttcccagGGATTTCAAGAGTAAGAACGTGATGTTGAGACATGATCTGACAGCCATCATCGGAGACTTTGGTCTGGCGGTCCGGTTTGAGCCGGGGAAACCTCCAGGAGACACCCACGGACAGGtagattaacacacacacacacacacacacacacacacacacacacacacacacacacacacacacacacacacacacacacacacacacacacacacacacacacacacacacacacacacacacacacacacacacacacacacacacacacacacacacacacacacacacacacacacacaggtcttacGATTACTTACTTGCTTTCTCTCTCAAAatgttctcgctctctcctttatctctcgctccctctcctttatctctcgctccctctcctttatctcttgctctccctctgtcGTTCGCTCTCCCTCCTCCAGGTGGGTACGTGGCGTTACATGGCCCCTGAGGTTCTGGAAGGGGCTATAAACTTCCAGAGAGACTCCTTCCTGAGGATAGATATGTATGCTATGGGGCTGGTGCTGTGGGAACTGGTGTCACGATGCATCGCCACAGACGGTGAGAATTACTGCTCAGGATCCCCCTCGTTACAAACGCCTTTCTTTAGCTTTTTCAACTGCTAGACCACATCCCCTCTGTTTGATGACTAGACCACATCCCCTCTGTTTGATGACTAGACCACATCCCCTCTGGTTCTGTTTGATGACTAGACCACATCCCCTCTGGTTCTGTTTGATGACTAGACCACATCCCCTCTGGTTCTGTTTGATGACTAGACCACATCCCCTCTGGCTCTGTTTGATGTCTAATATATATTTTCATATATGCCAAATaccttgttttagtttctgtatAAACAATGCATTTACTAAAAACAAACGGTGCGTTTACTAATAATAAACAGCCTATCAGTAACCTGTAAATCCTTCAATATAACGTGTTATTGTCTCCGTCTCAGGTACTGTAGGAGAGTTCATGCTGCCGTTTGAGGAGGAGATTGGCCAACGCACGTCTCTACAGGAACTGCAGAATGTGGTCGTTCACAAGAAGATGAGGCCGGTCTTCAAGGACACCTGGCTCAAACACCCGGTCAGTAACACTGTCAggaacacctggctcaaacaccCGGTCAGTAACACTGTCAggaacacctggctcaaacaccCGGTCAGGAACACTGTCAGGAACACTGGGATACAATACTGGGATACTAGGAGGG
This window harbors:
- the LOC129813675 gene encoding activin receptor type-2B-like, with the protein product MAFSWLTCSLLLGTLCAGWGHGDVETRDCVYYNDNWRTERTNHSGVERCEGEKDKRLHCYSSWLNVSGTIKLVKKGCWLDDFNCYDRQECVSMEENPQVFFCCCEGNYCNERFTHLPDLVAAGNRVKIRPPPRVPSLLNSLVYSLLSLCVLSLTLLLALWMYRQRKPPYGHVDLLEDPRQTPPSPMVGLKPLQLLEVKARGRFGCVWKAQLMSEYVAVKVFPVQDKQSWQNERDIFLTPGMRHENLLRYIAAEKHGSNMETELWLIMEFHERGSLTDHLKDSTVTWSEMCHIAETMSRGLAYLHEDTPINKGEGPKPTIAHRDFKSKNVMLRHDLTAIIGDFGLAVRFEPGKPPGDTHGQVGTWRYMAPEVLEGAINFQRDSFLRIDMYAMGLVLWELVSRCIATDGTVGEFMLPFEEEIGQRTSLQELQNVVVHKKMRPVFKDTWLKHPGLSQLCETIEECWDHDAEARLSAGCVEERISQITRTTVGTTSDRPVAIVMSVTDDDDLPPKESST